CGTGCGCGACGCGGACGGCGCCGTCGCGACGGCCGCGCGCGGGATCGTCGTCGAGAACCGCCCGCCGCTTCTCTCGCTTGCGCCCGCGTGGACCGCCGACCGCGTCTCGCCGCTTCGCTTGCATGCCGAAGCGAGCGACGTGGACGGATCGATCGCGTCGTGGCGGTGGGACTTCGGGTCCGGCGACGTGTCGTCGGAGCCGTCGCCGGAACGGCGATTCGAAAGCCTTGGCGCCCGCAGCTTCGTCCTCGCGGTGACCGATTCGGACGGCGGCGTCGCGACCGCGAGCGGGACCATCGAGGTCGCGAACCTTCCGCCGCGCATCGCCGGGGTGACCGTCCTGCCCTCGCCCGCGCGGGCCGGGGCGCCCGTGCGCCTGACCGCGGAGGCACACGATCCCGATGGGCCGCCGCCGGTCGTCCGCTGGCGCTGGGGCGACGCGTCGTTCGAAGGCTCCTCGATCGAGGCGATCGCTCCGTCGGCGGGCGACACGGAGGTCCTTTTGGAGGTGGTCGACGAGGACGGCGCCCTTGCGCGCGCCGTCGCGCGTTTCCACGTCGTCGACCCGGCGAACGAAACGCAGGCGCCCTCCGAAGAGGCGCCCGCGGCTCTGGCGCAAGAGCCACCAGCCTCCCGACCCGCCGCCGGCCCCGCGCCGGCCGCCGAACCCGAGCGTTCCGGCGAGAACCGCCGCCCCGCGCTGCACGTGCGCTCGGCCACCGTCGACGGCGAGCGGGTCTTTGTCGAAGGACTCGCCACGGACGAGGATGGGGATGATATCACGGTCTTCGGGTGGCTGGACGGTCGCGTCTACGAAGCGCCGGGACCATCGTGGCGCATCGAAGCCTCGTTCGATCCCGCCCGGGGCGCGCGCCCCATGGTCTTGCGCGCGCTCGATTCGCAGGGATTCGGAAGCGACCTCGCGCGCGCGTGGCTCGATCCCGGCCGGCCGCTGACCGAACCGCTCGAGGAGGCGTCGGAGGCGATCACCCTGTCCGATCGGACGCGCGAGTCCGAGGGCGCGCAACCGGATCATGCAATCCCGATCCCGGCTGCAGCCTGCATCGCGGCGCTCGCGCTCGCCGCGCGCCGGAGGCGCGCATGAGGGACCTTTGGGGCGCGCTTGCCGTGGCCGCGGTCCTAGCCGGCTGCTTGGGGTCCTCCGCCGACGCCCCGATGTCGGTCACGGTCGTCGTGACGCGCGACTTCGGCCAGACGCTCCTCCTCGAACGAGAGATCGCCATCTTCGGCGGCGCAAGCGTGATCGAGGCGCTCCAAGCGGTCGCCACGGTCGAGCGGTCCTACGGCGGAGGCTTCGTGCAAGCCATCGACGGCGTCGGCTCCGGCTTTGGCCGCGGAGAGCGGTTGGACTGGTTCTATTACGTGAACGGCCTGCACGCCAACGTGGGCGCGGCCGTTCTCGAGCTTCGCGACGGCGACGCCGTGCAGTGGGACTACCACTCGTGGGAATACAGCCTCATTTTCCCGGCCTTCACCGGCGCCTTCCCGCGGCCCTTTGTCCAAGGCCCCGTGCGTCTGCCGGTCGAAATCGGGCACGCCGCCGGTCTGGCCGAGCAGGCCGCCGCGCTCGCCGACGCGCTGCGGCAGGCCGGCACCCGGGCGCGCGCGCGTCCCCTCGCCGAGCTTGCGGCCGATCCCGTCGCGCGCTCCGGGGACGCTCATCTCATCCTGCTTGGAAGCTTCGCCGATCCTCTGATCTCGGAACTGGGAGCGCCGCACGCCTCGCTCGGGCTCTTCGCGCGAGCGCACGAGGCGGGCGTCGAGCTTCTGGACGCGCGGGGCCGTCCCCATCGTGTCACGGCGGGCGCCGTCGTGCAGACGACGCAGAATCCGTGGGCCGACGGCGGCGTCGGGGCCATGCGCGCGGCCGTGCTCCTGATCGTCGGCCCCGACCCCGATGCCGTGCGCGCGGCCGCGACCGTCCTCTCCGACGCGCCCGAACGGCTGCGGCACCGCCACTCCGTGGTCCTCGAGGGGGATTCCGTGGAGGCCCTGCCGTGAAGGGCCACCCCGCGCCGATCCTCGTCTGGGCGGCGGCGCTTGGCGTCGCATCATTCCTCACGGGCGATCCGGTCGTGCTGGCCGCGCTTGCGGCAGGGGCGTTGGCCGTCGTGCGGGCCGAGCGCGCCGGCGCCGCGTGGCGGGCCCATATGCGCATCGCGCTTGCAAGCGCGGTCGTCTTCCTGCTCCTCAATCCGTTCTTGCCCTTGGGACCGGGCCAGACGCTGTGGCGATCGGACTTCCTCTTGCCCGTCTTCGGGCGGCTCCAGGTGACGATCGAGTCGCTGTCGTTTGCCCTGGCCATGGGCCTCCGCATGGCTCTTGTCCTCACGGCCTTCGCGGTGCTCTCGCGCGCGCTCGACGCCGACGCCCTCGCCGGCGCCCTTGCGGCCCGGCTGCGTCCGACAGCGGTCCTTCCCTTTGCCCTGGCCGCGCGGTTCCTGCCGGTCCTGTCCTCGGACGCCCGGGCCATCGCCGACGCGCAACGAACGCGGGGCGTGGCGTGGGACCGCGGCCCCTTCCTGGCCCGCGCCCGAGCCGCCGGCGCGTTGGCCATGCCTCTCCTCGAGACGTCGCTCGACCGCGCCGCCCGGCTGGCCGAGGCCATGGAGGCGCGCGGGTTTGGCGCCGGGCCCCGTACGCGTTGGCGCCCGGTCCGGCTGGGCCGCCGTGACGCCGCCCGCGCCTGCATGGCCATCCTTCCGGCGCTTGCGCTTGCGGCGGGGCCGTGGGCGGCGCTTGCCGCCGCGGCCGGGTCGCTTCCCTTCGCCGCGCTTGCGCGCGGACGCACGAGCGTGGAGGAGGCTCCGTGATCCGCTTCGAGGATTTCTCGTTCGCCTACGGCGAGTCTCCTCGTCGGGCGCTCCGGGGCATCGAGCTTGCGATCGAACCGGGCGAGTTCGTGCTCGTGGCTGGGCCCTCCGGATGCGGGAAGTCCACGCTCCTTCGCGCCGCCTGCGGCCTCGTTCCGAACTTCCACGGCGGACGCTTCGACGGTCGCGTGCTCGTGGACGGCGCGGCCGCCGACGCGCTGCGCCCGCGCGACCTCGCCTGGCGTGTGGGTCTTGTCTTCCAGGACCCGGAGGACCAGATCGTCGCCCAGACCGTCGGGCGCGAGGTCGCCTTCGGACCCGAGAACCTCGCCCTCGATCCCGAAACGCTGGAGGCGCGCGTCCGCGAGACGCTCGAAGGGGACGGCCTTTGGGCCGAGCGCGACCGCGACGTGAACGAGCTCTCCGGCGGCTCCAAGCAGCGGCTCGCCGCGCTGTCGGTCCTCGCGATGCGCCCGCGCGTGCTTCTCCTCGACGAGCCCACGAGCGCTCTCTCGCCATCGGCCGCGCAGCGGCTCCTTTCCTTCCTGGACGCCGCCCGCCGCCGTACGGGCGCGGCCGTCGTCCTCGCCGAGCACCGGCTCGACCGCGTGCGCCCCTTCGCGACGCGCGCCGTCCTCCTCGCCGACGGGGCGATCGTCTACGACGGGCCGGCAAACGGCTCGGACTTCGCGGCCACGGCGGGCGCCCTGGGGTTGCTGCTTCCGGAGACCCAAGCGCGCCGCCGGCACGCCGACCTTGCTTCGAAGCAGCCGGACCTTCTCGTGCTGCAAGGCGTGCGCGCGGGTCACGGCGAGCGGCCGGTCCTCGACGGCGTGGACCTTCGCGTTTGCCACGGCGAGGTCGTAGCCCTCACGGGCGAGAACGGCAGCGGCAAGACCACGCTCCTCCGCGTGGCGCTGGGACTCCACGCGCCCGCGGACGGCTCCGTGCGCGTGGCCGGCCTCGATCCCGCGCGCGCCGATCCCGCCGCGATCGCCCAGAAGGCGGGCGCCGTCTTCCAGAACCCGAACGACCACCTGCTGGAGGACACGGTCGAGCGCGAGGTCCTCGCCGCCCTCTCCGCCCGCCGATGGCGTGGCGACGCAGCGCGCCGGGAGGCCGCGCGCGTCCTTTCGGGGCTGGGCCTTGCCGAGCTCGCCTCCGAGCACCCGCGCGACCTCTCCGGCGGCGAGCGGGAGCGCGTGGCGCTTGCCGCGGCGCTGGCCGGCTCGCCGCCGCTCCTTCTCCTCGACGAGCCCACGCGCGGCCTCCACGCGGCCACGAAGCTCGACCTTTTCCGGCGGCTGCTTCCCTCCGCGCGCAAGGACGGCGCGGTCCTGTTTGCAACGCACGACCTGCCGCTTGCGCGCGCGGTCGCCGACCGCGTCGTCCGGCTGGACGCCGGAACCATTTCCGAGGAGCCGCCGGCGACCGTGGAGGTCCCCGCGTGATCCGCGCAAGCGGCGCGGCGCTTGCAGCGGCGGTGGGACTGGGAGCGGCCGCCCTCGCGCTGCCGCTTGCAGATCCGAGCGTCTCGCTGTCCGGCGGCCCCGTCGTGGCGCTCCTTCTCAGTGGCATGTTCCTCATGTCCGTCGTCGCGGCGGCGCTGCGCTTTGCCGAGGACGGCGCCACCGTCCGCGAGGTCTCGCTCGTGGCCATGCTGGGCGCTTTTGCCGCCGCCTCTCGCGTGCCCTTTGCGGCCATCCCAAGCGTGCAGCCCGTCACGTTCCTCGTCGTCGCCGCGGGCGCGACCTTCGGCGCGCCGGCGGGCTTCCTCGTGGGAGCCGTCGCAGCCGTCGCCTCGAACGTCGCGCTTGGCCAAGGGCCCTGGACGCTCTACCAGGCGTTCGCGTGGGGCCTTGCCGGCGCAAGCGGCGCGCTCGTTGCGCGGTGGCGCCCCGGGCCTCGCGCCTGGGCGGCCTTTGGCGCGGGCTGGGGATT
The window above is part of the Candidatus Thermoplasmatota archaeon genome. Proteins encoded here:
- a CDS encoding DUF4430 domain-containing protein, which produces MRDLWGALAVAAVLAGCLGSSADAPMSVTVVVTRDFGQTLLLEREIAIFGGASVIEALQAVATVERSYGGGFVQAIDGVGSGFGRGERLDWFYYVNGLHANVGAAVLELRDGDAVQWDYHSWEYSLIFPAFTGAFPRPFVQGPVRLPVEIGHAAGLAEQAAALADALRQAGTRARARPLAELAADPVARSGDAHLILLGSFADPLISELGAPHASLGLFARAHEAGVELLDARGRPHRVTAGAVVQTTQNPWADGGVGAMRAAVLLIVGPDPDAVRAAATVLSDAPERLRHRHSVVLEGDSVEALP
- a CDS encoding energy-coupling factor transporter transmembrane component T, whose product is MKGHPAPILVWAAALGVASFLTGDPVVLAALAAGALAVVRAERAGAAWRAHMRIALASAVVFLLLNPFLPLGPGQTLWRSDFLLPVFGRLQVTIESLSFALAMGLRMALVLTAFAVLSRALDADALAGALAARLRPTAVLPFALAARFLPVLSSDARAIADAQRTRGVAWDRGPFLARARAAGALAMPLLETSLDRAARLAEAMEARGFGAGPRTRWRPVRLGRRDAARACMAILPALALAAGPWAALAAAAGSLPFAALARGRTSVEEAP
- a CDS encoding ATP-binding cassette domain-containing protein, whose translation is MIRFEDFSFAYGESPRRALRGIELAIEPGEFVLVAGPSGCGKSTLLRAACGLVPNFHGGRFDGRVLVDGAAADALRPRDLAWRVGLVFQDPEDQIVAQTVGREVAFGPENLALDPETLEARVRETLEGDGLWAERDRDVNELSGGSKQRLAALSVLAMRPRVLLLDEPTSALSPSAAQRLLSFLDAARRRTGAAVVLAEHRLDRVRPFATRAVLLADGAIVYDGPANGSDFAATAGALGLLLPETQARRRHADLASKQPDLLVLQGVRAGHGERPVLDGVDLRVCHGEVVALTGENGSGKTTLLRVALGLHAPADGSVRVAGLDPARADPAAIAQKAGAVFQNPNDHLLEDTVEREVLAALSARRWRGDAARREAARVLSGLGLAELASEHPRDLSGGERERVALAAALAGSPPLLLLDEPTRGLHAATKLDLFRRLLPSARKDGAVLFATHDLPLARAVADRVVRLDAGTISEEPPATVEVPA
- a CDS encoding ECF transporter S component — protein: MIRASGAALAAAVGLGAAALALPLADPSVSLSGGPVVALLLSGMFLMSVVAAALRFAEDGATVREVSLVAMLGAFAAASRVPFAAIPSVQPVTFLVVAAGATFGAPAGFLVGAVAAVASNVALGQGPWTLYQAFAWGLAGASGALVARWRPGPRAWAAFGAGWGFAFGWLLDVWVWLAFYAPLTLSSLALVLALSFPFDLLHAVGNAVLFLAFGPRALAILARHRAKLVRRPLETEEKPALIRGPPAAGTPVAEAINSPTAQPQN